One part of the Arthrobacter tumbae genome encodes these proteins:
- a CDS encoding alcohol dehydrogenase catalytic domain-containing protein: MKITGAILEEVGRGRPYADSRPISIGEVELDPPGPGEILVRIEAAGLCHSDLSVVDGNRVRPVPMLLGHEAAGRVEELGEGVTGLAVGDRVVMAFLPRCGECRNCRTDGKLPCSTGSAANNAGVLLGDGQRLHRDGKEVKHHLGVSAFATHAVVNQKSVVRIDDDVPPEIAAVLGCAVLTGGGAVINTGRPQDGDTVIVVGLGGVGMAALITAISLGKGDVIGVDAVPAKLDAARELRAAGVYTPQEALELGIKAPVVIEAAGNARAFETAVQLTDVGGTTVTVGLPSPDARASIAPLGLTAEARTIVGSYLGSAVPQRDIPTYAQLWREGKLPVEALISSHIALEDINEAMDQLADGKAIRQVIIFDEA, encoded by the coding sequence ATGAAAATCACTGGAGCAATTCTCGAAGAAGTCGGACGGGGCCGGCCCTATGCCGACTCCCGCCCCATCAGCATCGGTGAGGTCGAGCTTGATCCGCCGGGGCCGGGCGAGATTCTGGTGCGCATCGAGGCCGCAGGGCTGTGCCATTCGGATCTGTCCGTCGTCGACGGGAACCGCGTCCGGCCCGTGCCGATGCTGCTCGGCCACGAAGCGGCTGGGCGGGTGGAAGAACTGGGCGAAGGGGTCACCGGTCTCGCGGTTGGCGACCGCGTGGTGATGGCCTTCCTGCCGCGCTGCGGCGAGTGCAGGAACTGCCGGACCGATGGCAAGCTTCCCTGCTCCACCGGCTCCGCCGCCAACAACGCGGGAGTGCTGCTCGGCGACGGGCAGCGCCTGCACCGCGATGGGAAGGAGGTCAAGCACCATCTCGGTGTCTCCGCTTTCGCGACGCACGCCGTCGTCAATCAGAAGTCAGTGGTGAGAATCGACGACGACGTCCCACCGGAAATCGCTGCCGTCCTGGGTTGCGCTGTGCTCACCGGAGGCGGTGCGGTGATCAACACCGGCAGGCCGCAGGACGGTGACACGGTGATCGTTGTGGGGCTGGGCGGCGTCGGTATGGCTGCACTGATCACGGCGATTTCACTGGGTAAAGGCGACGTCATCGGCGTCGACGCGGTGCCTGCGAAGCTGGACGCGGCCAGGGAACTCCGCGCCGCCGGCGTCTATACACCCCAGGAGGCCCTCGAGCTGGGAATCAAGGCGCCGGTGGTGATCGAGGCAGCCGGCAATGCCCGGGCGTTCGAGACTGCGGTGCAGCTCACGGACGTCGGCGGGACCACAGTGACCGTTGGCCTGCCGTCGCCGGACGCGCGGGCGTCGATTGCACCGCTTGGCCTCACGGCGGAAGCGCGCACGATTGTGGGGAGCTACCTCGGCTCAGCCGTCCCTCAGCGGGATATCCCGACGTATGCGCAGCTGTGGCGGGAGGGGAAGCTGCCTGTCGAGGCGCTCATTTCCTCGCATATTGCGTTGGAGGACATCAATGAGGCAATGGACCAACTCGCTGATGGGAAGGCAATCCGGCAAGTCATCATCTTCGACGAAGCCTGA
- a CDS encoding TM0106 family RecB-like putative nuclease, whose amino-acid sequence MFLLEPVSGQNTPDLVFSATDLVNASVCEYRTLRVLDEKLGRAQKPEFDVDEMLERTAQLGDVHEQRILEQFVTEHGEWDPERGTGVYDVVPAAGMERSLLLAKHTESVEALRSGADVVFQAAFFDGQFHGRSDFLVKVDGAYAVWDTKLARHAKVGALLQLAAYGDQLLKAGIELAPLVTLVLGDEQHSNHRVADLLPVYRERRDRFLNLIGAHRSQPEPVIWGSESHSACGRCEYCQLMVEETRDLLLVGRMSTTRRAKLQQDGIHTIDDLAAMDVLPDNESLLALQDQARMQTGDADIDGSVEYTDKHNEKQTLSYRVLENNSFGNLPEPDGGDIFFDFEGDPLWQDPLSGRWGIEYLFGVVENPPAQGDEPPFVPFWAHDRVEERTAFANFLDYVAERRRRYPNMHIYHYAAYEKSALRNLSLIHLIGEEAVDTLLRDGVLVDLYETVRTSLRISDRSYSIKKLEPLYMGSNLRSGDVTDAGASVVAYAQFCEARDSGNTERASEILAGISHYNQYDCLSTLELRNWLLGLAAERGIGLAQPQEPKVDRSEPPTPEEQVLLDHVFSLPTTRVLTDDEQAIAMVAAAVGYHRREAKQFWWEHFDRLGSPVDDWSNTRDVFIVRHATVVHDWKKPNARSNHVRELDLCGISSEGSDFKPGSTWFRMYGEPLPEGLEPFDGKVGGREGWFGTEVVKTYADRDGEHLVVREKLKRGGEQYGQTPMALTADQPVATKSIRAALSDLAREVGASLPELPRTPGLEILRKARPRLTGGAALPEVVDHEYIPAITAAVEALDRSYLAVQGPPGTGKTYIGSHVICGLVARGWKVGVVAQSHAVIEHMLGAALAAGVPADRVAKKTSNPEAPWLHRTDDDVSALLNGLNGALVGGTAWTMTGSKVPPGSLDLLVIDEAGQFSLANTLAVSRAAKRLLLLGDPQQLPQVTQANHPEPVDESALGWLSQGSATLRPEFGYFLADSWRMHPDLCSAVSRLAYDGKLESAVIATKRVLEGVPAGVECVLVEHSGNASASSEEAEEVVRQVQKHIGLAWDDAAVRRPLTNADVLVVAAYNAQVQMIRRKLKDAGLEGTRVGTVDKFQGQEAPVVIVSMACSAASDAPRGIQFLLNRNRINVAISRGQWRAIIIRSPELTHHLPSRPEHFEELGAFIGLCGESYSADSVEA is encoded by the coding sequence ATGTTCCTACTCGAGCCCGTCAGTGGCCAGAACACGCCCGATCTTGTCTTCTCCGCGACGGACCTCGTCAACGCATCGGTCTGTGAATACCGCACGCTCCGGGTGCTCGACGAGAAACTGGGCCGCGCGCAGAAGCCCGAATTCGACGTCGACGAGATGCTTGAGCGCACCGCCCAACTCGGCGACGTCCATGAACAGAGAATCCTCGAACAGTTCGTTACCGAGCACGGTGAATGGGATCCAGAGCGGGGAACTGGCGTGTACGACGTCGTTCCCGCCGCCGGTATGGAGCGTTCACTCCTGCTCGCGAAGCACACAGAATCTGTCGAAGCTTTGCGCAGCGGAGCTGACGTTGTCTTTCAGGCCGCTTTCTTCGACGGACAGTTTCACGGGCGGTCGGACTTTCTGGTGAAGGTCGACGGCGCGTACGCCGTCTGGGACACCAAGCTTGCCCGCCATGCCAAGGTTGGCGCGCTCCTGCAGCTGGCGGCCTACGGCGATCAGCTGCTGAAAGCCGGGATAGAGCTTGCGCCGCTGGTAACGCTGGTGCTCGGCGATGAACAGCACAGCAATCACCGGGTAGCGGACCTGCTGCCCGTGTACCGGGAGCGAAGAGATCGTTTTCTCAACCTGATCGGTGCACATCGCAGCCAGCCGGAACCGGTGATCTGGGGTAGCGAGTCGCACAGTGCATGCGGACGGTGCGAATATTGCCAGCTGATGGTCGAAGAGACGAGGGATCTGCTGCTGGTTGGACGGATGAGCACCACCCGCCGGGCGAAGCTGCAGCAGGACGGCATTCACACGATTGACGATCTGGCGGCGATGGACGTTCTCCCGGATAATGAGAGCCTCCTCGCGCTCCAAGACCAGGCTCGGATGCAAACCGGAGACGCAGATATCGACGGGAGCGTCGAGTACACGGACAAGCACAACGAGAAGCAGACGCTGAGCTACCGGGTACTGGAGAACAACAGCTTCGGCAACCTTCCCGAGCCAGATGGCGGTGATATCTTCTTTGACTTCGAAGGCGATCCGCTCTGGCAGGATCCGCTTTCCGGCCGCTGGGGCATTGAGTACCTTTTCGGCGTTGTGGAAAATCCGCCGGCGCAGGGCGATGAACCGCCGTTCGTGCCCTTCTGGGCGCACGATCGTGTCGAGGAGCGCACTGCGTTTGCGAACTTCCTCGACTACGTGGCCGAACGACGCCGTCGTTATCCCAACATGCACATCTACCATTACGCAGCCTACGAAAAAAGTGCTCTGCGAAATCTCTCGCTGATCCATCTGATCGGCGAGGAAGCGGTAGACACTCTCCTTCGTGACGGTGTGCTGGTTGACCTGTATGAGACTGTGCGCACGAGCCTGCGGATTTCAGACCGCTCGTACAGCATCAAGAAGCTCGAACCTTTATACATGGGAAGCAACCTGCGCTCGGGAGACGTGACCGACGCCGGCGCCTCAGTGGTTGCCTACGCTCAGTTCTGCGAGGCACGGGACAGCGGGAATACCGAGCGGGCATCGGAGATCCTCGCCGGGATCAGCCACTACAACCAGTACGACTGTCTGTCCACCCTTGAGTTGCGGAACTGGCTGCTGGGACTGGCCGCCGAGCGCGGCATCGGGTTGGCGCAGCCTCAGGAGCCGAAGGTCGACAGGTCCGAACCTCCCACGCCCGAGGAGCAGGTGCTGCTCGATCACGTGTTCTCCCTGCCAACAACCCGTGTGCTGACCGACGACGAACAGGCCATTGCCATGGTCGCTGCAGCCGTCGGTTACCACCGGCGGGAAGCAAAGCAGTTCTGGTGGGAGCACTTTGACCGGCTCGGCTCTCCCGTCGACGACTGGTCCAATACGCGGGATGTCTTCATCGTGCGCCATGCGACCGTCGTTCATGACTGGAAGAAGCCCAATGCACGAAGCAATCACGTACGGGAACTCGACCTGTGCGGAATCTCGTCCGAGGGTTCGGACTTCAAGCCGGGAAGCACCTGGTTCCGCATGTACGGCGAACCGCTTCCGGAAGGGCTGGAGCCATTCGACGGCAAAGTCGGCGGCCGAGAGGGCTGGTTCGGCACGGAGGTCGTGAAAACCTACGCCGATCGCGACGGCGAGCACCTCGTCGTCCGGGAGAAGCTCAAGCGCGGAGGGGAGCAATACGGGCAAACGCCGATGGCCCTGACCGCGGATCAGCCGGTCGCTACGAAGTCCATCCGCGCTGCCCTCTCCGACTTGGCGAGGGAGGTTGGAGCGAGCCTTCCCGAGCTTCCCCGCACCCCCGGGCTCGAGATCCTCCGTAAGGCACGTCCTCGCCTGACCGGCGGAGCCGCACTTCCGGAGGTCGTCGATCATGAGTACATCCCAGCCATCACCGCAGCTGTCGAAGCTCTGGACCGTTCCTACCTCGCTGTCCAGGGTCCGCCGGGCACCGGCAAGACCTACATCGGGTCCCATGTGATCTGCGGTTTGGTGGCGCGTGGCTGGAAGGTCGGTGTGGTGGCACAGTCCCATGCCGTCATCGAGCACATGCTCGGAGCAGCCCTCGCAGCCGGTGTGCCGGCTGATCGAGTCGCCAAGAAGACGAGCAATCCTGAGGCGCCGTGGCTTCACAGAACCGACGACGACGTCTCCGCCCTGCTTAACGGGTTGAACGGCGCGCTGGTCGGCGGTACAGCCTGGACGATGACCGGCAGCAAGGTGCCGCCGGGATCGCTCGACCTGCTGGTGATCGACGAGGCCGGCCAGTTTTCCCTCGCTAATACCCTTGCGGTTTCGCGTGCAGCCAAGCGCCTGCTTCTGCTCGGCGACCCTCAACAGTTGCCGCAGGTGACGCAGGCAAATCATCCCGAGCCGGTTGACGAGTCGGCACTTGGTTGGCTCTCGCAGGGCAGCGCAACGCTTCGACCCGAGTTCGGATACTTCCTCGCCGACAGCTGGAGGATGCATCCGGACCTGTGTTCGGCGGTGTCGCGGCTGGCGTACGACGGCAAACTCGAAAGTGCGGTCATCGCGACGAAGCGGGTGTTGGAAGGCGTGCCTGCCGGCGTGGAATGCGTTCTGGTTGAACACAGCGGAAATGCAAGCGCCTCCTCAGAGGAAGCCGAGGAAGTCGTTCGGCAGGTGCAGAAGCACATCGGTCTTGCCTGGGACGACGCGGCTGTACGGCGTCCCCTCACGAATGCCGACGTACTGGTGGTCGCTGCCTACAACGCACAGGTTCAGATGATCCGTCGGAAGCTCAAGGATGCTGGGCTGGAAGGAACCCGCGTCGGCACCGTCGACAAGTTTCAAGGTCAAGAAGCTCCCGTGGTCATTGTCTCGATGGCGTGTTCCGCGGCGTCAGATGCGCCACGAGGCATCCAGTTCCTGCTGAATCGCAACCGGATCAACGTGGCCATCTCCCGCGGTCAGTGGAGGGCCATCATCATCCGCTCCCCCGAGCTGACACATCATCTTCCGTCCCGACCGGAGCACTTCGAAGAACTTGGCGCATTCATCGGTTTATGTGGAGAAAGCTACAGTGCGGATTCGGTGGAGGCTTAG
- a CDS encoding maleylpyruvate isomerase family mycothiol-dependent enzyme, whose amino-acid sequence MNPDYPYTLTFDRYRERMEKDFSRLLELTRSADLTARVPACPDWDIEQLVRHTALVYLQKAETIRTGTKPQGRWVPEEILQLGPVEILEACYERITAEFDAHNPSDPAESWVAEDQTVGFWIRRLAHETSIHRYDLEAALGDPQPIGTDLAIDGIDEVLTVMFERGRSTQVADDAPAEVTGNLVLESGGGSWSVRLLPHDVEISSAAGSSPDAIIEGEPNDVLLWLWGREPLPMQVDSGGLAAELRRRLAAAT is encoded by the coding sequence ATGAATCCCGACTACCCGTATACCCTCACCTTTGACCGCTACCGGGAGCGGATGGAGAAGGACTTCTCGCGGTTGCTGGAGCTCACTCGCTCCGCCGACCTCACCGCCCGTGTTCCTGCCTGTCCTGACTGGGACATCGAGCAACTGGTCCGCCACACTGCCCTCGTCTACCTGCAGAAGGCCGAGACCATCCGCACCGGTACCAAACCGCAGGGCCGTTGGGTTCCCGAGGAGATTCTGCAGCTGGGCCCGGTCGAAATCCTGGAAGCCTGCTACGAGCGGATCACCGCTGAATTCGATGCGCACAATCCGTCGGATCCAGCCGAATCGTGGGTCGCGGAGGATCAGACCGTCGGCTTCTGGATCCGCCGGCTGGCGCACGAGACATCGATCCACCGCTACGACCTCGAAGCAGCCCTGGGCGATCCTCAGCCGATCGGGACGGACCTCGCAATCGACGGTATTGACGAGGTATTGACCGTCATGTTCGAGCGCGGGCGGTCCACTCAGGTTGCTGACGACGCCCCGGCAGAGGTCACCGGAAATCTGGTGCTCGAAAGCGGCGGTGGATCCTGGTCGGTTCGCCTGCTGCCTCACGACGTCGAGATCTCCTCCGCGGCAGGCTCCTCCCCCGACGCCATCATTGAGGGGGAACCCAACGACGTCCTGTTGTGGCTCTGGGGCCGCGAACCGTTGCCCATGCAAGTGGACAGCGGCGGTCTGGCAGCAGAATTACGACGGCGCCTGGCCGCCGCTACCTGA
- a CDS encoding endonuclease/exonuclease/phosphatase family protein, with the protein MRTISYNLREHKASGELEALAEDYEVDLLCLQECDASDLPDVVGGLQMATATKENRLGLAMYYRRDRFDMVRADSFSLKKSLHDRVLTPAHERLIGVKLLDLQTDNTLVAGSFHAAPLTASNSLRRHQINAAHAELLSMGDGFATLMVGDFNYPFFTQKLTERMNESGYDLSLSDRRTYTRGMVFRGHFDFATSRGLEIDKVETLPRGASDHLPILVLADYRENIEEPAAEDEIQPA; encoded by the coding sequence ATACGCACGATCAGCTACAACCTCCGTGAGCACAAGGCCAGCGGTGAGCTCGAAGCCCTCGCCGAGGACTACGAGGTGGATCTGCTGTGCCTGCAGGAGTGCGATGCCTCGGACCTGCCCGACGTCGTCGGTGGGCTGCAGATGGCAACCGCCACCAAGGAAAACCGCCTGGGACTCGCCATGTACTACCGGCGGGACCGCTTCGATATGGTCCGTGCCGACTCGTTCTCGCTGAAAAAGTCCCTGCATGACCGGGTGCTCACGCCTGCCCACGAGCGGCTGATCGGCGTCAAGCTCCTCGACCTGCAGACCGACAACACGCTGGTTGCCGGGTCCTTCCACGCGGCTCCCCTGACGGCCTCGAATTCGCTGCGCAGGCACCAGATCAACGCAGCGCACGCCGAGCTCCTGAGCATGGGAGACGGTTTTGCCACCCTGATGGTCGGCGACTTCAACTACCCGTTCTTCACGCAGAAGCTCACCGAGCGCATGAATGAATCCGGCTACGACCTCTCGCTGAGCGACCGGCGAACCTACACCCGCGGCATGGTGTTCCGGGGGCACTTCGACTTTGCGACGTCGCGCGGACTGGAGATCGACAAGGTGGAGACCCTGCCGCGCGGGGCGTCGGACCACCTGCCGATCCTGGTGTTGGCCGACTATCGGGAGAATATCGAGGAGCCGGCAGCGGAGGACGAGATTCAGCCCGCTTAG